AGGGTCATCATCAATAATACAAATACTTTCAATTTTGTTCATTAAAATATATTTTGAAAGTAGTGCCTAGGCCTACCTTACTGGCAACAGTTACTTTGCCGTTCATTGCCTCTATTTGGTTTTTAGTTATGTAAAGACCTATGCCTCTGGCGTCACTATGATCGTGAAAGGTTTTGTACATGCCAAATAGTTTGTTTCCGTATTTTTTAAGATCAATACCCAAACCGTTATCCTCAATAGATAACACTACATAACCATTTTCGCTTATAGTGCTCAAAGTAATTAATGGAGGTCTGTCTGGATGTCTATATTTAACAGCATTAGTAATGAAATTCATTAAGATACTGTCAATATATGCAGGTATAACCTTAATAGTCGTATGTTCTGAAATAGCGTTTACTATTTTAGCATTATTGTTTACTAAAAATGCTTTTAGGTTTCGTTTTACAGAAACAATACGTTGGTTTAATCTAACAGGTTTTTTCTCAAGATTAATATTTGTATTGATTGCAACGACTTCATTTAGGTTCTCTAAGGTTTCAAGCAAATTATCAGAAGCTTGGGTAAGCATTTTAATGATGTTGGACTTCTCGTTCTCGTTTTTTTCGTTGGCAAGAAAATCTAATAACATAGAGAAATTAGCGGTGTGAGAGCGCAGGTTGTGAGAAACAATATGCGCAAAATTCACTAATTTTTTATTCTGATGCGAGGTAACATTGATTAAATCGCGTAGTTCTTGTTCTTTTTGTTTAAGGTCAGTAATGTCCATACTGATACCAACCAGACCTTGTGCTTTTCCGTTATTTCCTTTCAAAGGAATTTTAGATGTTAGAAAAGTAGCAATTCTACCGTCTTTAGTTTCGTTTATAGTCTCCCTACCTAAAATAGGGATAAGAGTTTCCATAACTTGTAGGTCTTCTGACCTAGAAATTAGTGCAATATCTTTGTTGAATAGCTCAAAGTCGCTTTTTCCTAATAACTCATCAGCACTATCTACACCCATGTAATCACACTCGGATTTGTTTACCAGAATTTTTCTTGATTCTGTATCTTTTATAAATACATTTAGAGGTAAATTATCAATTAAAGTACGCAGTAATAGCTCGTTTTCTCTGGTCTTTGTCTCTGACTGAACTTGTTTTTCTATGTTCTGTAGGGTCCCTTTGATGCCAACAATTTTACCATCTGAATATGTGGGCATACCTGACGCCTGTACCCAAATATTCTTGCCATTAGAGGTTCTTAACTGTAACTTTTCGCTCCAGGTTTTACCCTTGTTCATGCTTTCATGAACTAACATTGAAATTGTATTTCTACTGTGACCGTCCTTATAAGAAGATAGGGCGCCGTCAAAAGAGAATTGGTGATCCGCTCCAACATTATATATTTTTCGAATGATATCGCAACATATAAGCTTGTCATCTTGGATGTTGTAATCCCAAACCCCTATTTCGCTTATCTCACACATGGCATCAAGAAGAGATTGAAGAGTGTCTACTTGCTCTTTCTTTAACTTCTTTTCTGTAATGTCTTCAAATTGTATGATCAGACCAATGGGATTATTTTGATCATTTTGCCAAGCGGTGCACGCCCACTTGTACCATTTAGAATCAGTGGCACTATTTAAACTGTAATTTACATTGGTATCATGAGTCTTGTCTGAAAGACAGTGGTAAAGTGTATTTTCCCAGTCTTCACTAAGTGTTGTGAATAACTCGTTTATAGGTCTGCCTAACGTATCGTTTGAATCAAAATCAAAATCTGCAAAGAACTTGTCGGAAGCATAAACAACCTCGAACTTTTTGTTCGTGAAAACAGTAGCTGTTGGCAGCTGTTTTACTAAGGGGTTGTTTAATGTGGTTTTGGTTCCGTTCAAGGCTATGTTGTAATTTCTGACTAAAGTAGCTGCATTTTGTGTTATATCTAAACCTTTGTTGTGAATAGCATCAAACTCGTTGTGTTGCACGAAAAAAGGGTTGTATAGGTAAAATAAAAGCTATTTATGTTGTATTTACCTACAAATTACAAATTATATTTAAGAATTAACACTTTTAAATGTGATATTAGAAGATTAGGTGGTAAAACTTAAAATGTACGGACAGTATCAGGCACAAGGCTCGTGTAGTCACCTCCGTTTCTGATTACATCTCGTACAATTGAAGAACTAATGTAAGATTTTCCTGAAGATGTTAATAAAAATACAGTTTCTATTTCAGATAACTTTCTGTTGGTGTGTGCTATAGCTTTTTCAAATTCAAAATCACCAGGATTTCGTAGTCCTCTCAAAATAAAATCAGCATCAACTTTTTTACAGAAGTCTACGGTTAGGCCTTCATAGGTATGAACTTTAATTTTAGGTTCATCTTTAAAAGCGTCTACAATAAACTTCATGCGTTGTTCCAATGAAAACATATATTTTTTATCGGCATTTACACCAATGGCAATTATAATTTCATCAAATAAGGTAACTCCTCTTTGTATAATATCCGAGTGACCTAAGGTAAGTGGGTCAAAAGAACCTGGAAATATTGCACGTCTCATAAGTGTATTGGAATTATAGGGTTAATTTACCCATTCTTATAAAGTTACCCTTTTTTATTTAGAGCTTCATCTACGGCACTAGTGAACAATTCTTCTAGAGAAATACCTTCCTTTTCCGCTTGTTGAGGCAAGATACTTTCTGTGGTGAGTCCGGGAGTGGTATTCATTTCTAACATATAGGGTTCATCACCTATAAAAATAAATTCACTTCTGGAGTAGCCTTTCATTTTTAATACTTCATACGCACGTTTTGCAATTTCCTCAACCTTTTTTTGTTGTATTGTTGAAATACGTGCAGGTGTAATTTCTTGGGACTTACCCTCATATTTTGCTTCGTAATCAAAAAAGTCGTTTTCAGAAACAATTTCGGTAATGGGCAAGACTTTTATTTCTCCTCTATAAGTTATTACACCAACTGAAACCTCTGTGCCATCTAAAAAAGCTTCAATTATAATCTCATCGTCTTCTTTGTATGCATTATCTATAGCGGCTTTTAAGTTTTCTTTTTCGTGAACTTTAGAAATTCCAAAGCTACTTCCGGCTTTATTAGCCTTTACAAAACAAGGTAGTCCTACTTTTTCAATAATGGCTTCTTCGTCTATGGTGTCTCCTAAATTTAAGTAATAGGATGGGGCAGCATGTATTCCGTAAGGTTTTAATACACTTAAAAGGTCCCGTTTATTAAATGTAAGGGCAGATTGGTAATAATCACAAGAGGTCTGTGGAATACCTATCAGTTCAAAATAGGCTTGCATTAGGCCATCTTCTCCAGGTGAACCATGAATAGCATTAAAAATACAGTCAAAACGTAACGTTTCTTTTTCAAGGTTTACTGAAAAATCATTTTTATTGATTGGGTATTCTTCATTGTCTTCATCAACATAGACCCATTTATCTTTAAAAATATGGATGCGGTACGTATTGAATTTTTCTTTGTTGAGGTATTTGTGCACTACATTTCCACTGGTAAGCGAAATTTTATATTCGCTACTATAACCACCCATAATTATGGCAATATTCTTCTTCATACAACCGTTTAAAATTTACTCTATAAAACGAAACCGAAATTAAACAAAAAAAGCAACACGAGTTCACTATATTTGTTGCGTTAAAAGGAACCCAATGCGTAATTTTTTCAATTTT
This genomic interval from Zobellia roscoffensis contains the following:
- a CDS encoding D-alanine--D-alanine ligase, with the translated sequence MKKNIAIIMGGYSSEYKISLTSGNVVHKYLNKEKFNTYRIHIFKDKWVYVDEDNEEYPINKNDFSVNLEKETLRFDCIFNAIHGSPGEDGLMQAYFELIGIPQTSCDYYQSALTFNKRDLLSVLKPYGIHAAPSYYLNLGDTIDEEAIIEKVGLPCFVKANKAGSSFGISKVHEKENLKAAIDNAYKEDDEIIIEAFLDGTEVSVGVITYRGEIKVLPITEIVSENDFFDYEAKYEGKSQEITPARISTIQQKKVEEIAKRAYEVLKMKGYSRSEFIFIGDEPYMLEMNTTPGLTTESILPQQAEKEGISLEELFTSAVDEALNKKG
- a CDS encoding PAS domain-containing sensor histidine kinase, which produces MQHNEFDAIHNKGLDITQNAATLVRNYNIALNGTKTTLNNPLVKQLPTATVFTNKKFEVVYASDKFFADFDFDSNDTLGRPINELFTTLSEDWENTLYHCLSDKTHDTNVNYSLNSATDSKWYKWACTAWQNDQNNPIGLIIQFEDITEKKLKKEQVDTLQSLLDAMCEISEIGVWDYNIQDDKLICCDIIRKIYNVGADHQFSFDGALSSYKDGHSRNTISMLVHESMNKGKTWSEKLQLRTSNGKNIWVQASGMPTYSDGKIVGIKGTLQNIEKQVQSETKTRENELLLRTLIDNLPLNVFIKDTESRKILVNKSECDYMGVDSADELLGKSDFELFNKDIALISRSEDLQVMETLIPILGRETINETKDGRIATFLTSKIPLKGNNGKAQGLVGISMDITDLKQKEQELRDLINVTSHQNKKLVNFAHIVSHNLRSHTANFSMLLDFLANEKNENEKSNIIKMLTQASDNLLETLENLNEVVAINTNINLEKKPVRLNQRIVSVKRNLKAFLVNNNAKIVNAISEHTTIKVIPAYIDSILMNFITNAVKYRHPDRPPLITLSTISENGYVVLSIEDNGLGIDLKKYGNKLFGMYKTFHDHSDARGIGLYITKNQIEAMNGKVTVASKVGLGTTFKIYFNEQN
- the coaD gene encoding pantetheine-phosphate adenylyltransferase, which produces MRRAIFPGSFDPLTLGHSDIIQRGVTLFDEIIIAIGVNADKKYMFSLEQRMKFIVDAFKDEPKIKVHTYEGLTVDFCKKVDADFILRGLRNPGDFEFEKAIAHTNRKLSEIETVFLLTSSGKSYISSSIVRDVIRNGGDYTSLVPDTVRTF